One stretch of Malus domestica chromosome 14, GDT2T_hap1 DNA includes these proteins:
- the LOC103455379 gene encoding probable xyloglucan 6-xylosyltransferase 5, which translates to MGQDSPFAAQKRTSSGGLPTTTTGTSANGRAGRAYGALPRGRQIQKTFNNIKITILCGFVTILVLRGTIGVGNLGSSEADAVNQNLIEETNRILAEIRSDSDPNDPDELTETEINPNITYTLGPKIANWDKERKDWLRLNPDFPSLVNGKPRVLLVTGSPPKPCDNPIGDHYLLKVIKNKIDYCRLHGIEIVYNLAHLDKELAGYWAKLPLIRRLMLSHPEVEWIWWMDSDALFTDMVFEIPLSKYDSHNLVIHGYPDLLFDQKSWIALNTGSFLFRNCQWSLDLLDVWAPMGPKGPIREEAGKILTANLKGRPAFEADDQSALIYLLLSQKDRWMEKVYVENSYYLHGYWAGLVDRYEEMIEKYHPGLGDERWPFVTHFVGCKPCGSYGDYPVERCLSSMERAFNFADNQVLKLYGFRHRGLLSPKIKRIRNETAAPLEFVDQFDIRWHPVQGGSGSHS; encoded by the coding sequence ATGGGGCAAGACAGTCCTTTCGCAGCTCAGAAGCGTACCAGCTCGGGCGGGCTTCCGACCACCACCACTGGAACCTCGGCCAACGGCCGTGCGGGCCGCGCTTACGGAGCCCTGCCACGTGGACGGCAGATCCAGAAGACATTCAACAacatcaaaatcaccatcctCTGCGGCTTCGTCACCATCCTCGTCCTCCGCGGCACCATCGGCGTCGGCAACCTCGGCAGCTCCGAGGCCGACGCCGTCAACCAGAATTTGATCGAAGAGACGAACCGGATCCTCGCCGAGATCCGGTCCGATTCCGACCCCAACGATCCGGACGAGCTGACCGAGACCGAGATCAACCCCAACATCACCTACACGCTCGGACCCAAGATCGCGAATTGGGACAAGGAGCGGAAGGATTGGCTCCGGTTGAATCCGGATTTTCCGAGCTTGGTCAACGGTAAGCCCCGTGTTCTTCTCGTTACTGGGTCTCCCCCTAAGCCTTGTGATAACCCAATTGGGGATCATTACTTGTTGAAGGTAATCAAGAACAAAATTGATTACTGTAGACTTCATGGGATTGAAATTGTGTATAATTTAGCTCATTTGGATAAGGAACTCGCCGGGTATTGGGCGAAATTGCCGTTGATTCGGAGGCTGATGCTTTCGCATCCCGAGGTTGAGTGGATTTGGTGGATGGATAGTGATGCATTGTTTACTGACATGGTGTTTGAGATTCCGCTGTCCAAGTATGATAGTCATAATCTTGTGATTCATGGGTACCCCGATTTGTTGTTTGATCAGAAGTCGTGGATTGCGCTCAACACCGGGAGTTTTCTGTTTAGGAATTGCCAGTGGTCTTTGGATTTGCTTGATGTTTGGGCTCCGATGGGTCCTAAGGGTCCGATAAGGGAGGAGGCCGGGAAGATTTTGACGGCTAATTTGAAGGGGAGACCGGCGTTCGAGGCAGATGATCAGTCTGCGTTGATATACCTGTTGCTTTCGCAGAAGGATCGGTGGATGGAGAAGGTGTATGTTGAGAATTCGTACTATTTGCACGGTTACTGGGCTGGGTTGGTGGATCGGTATGAGGAGATGATTGAGAAGTATCATCCGGGTTTGGGTGATGAGAGGTGGCCGTTTGTGACCCACTTCGTGGGTTGCAAGCCCTGTGGAAGTTACGGGGATTACCCGGTGGAGAGGTGCTTGAGCAGCATGGAGAGGGCGTTTAATTTTGCGGATAACCAGGTGCTTAAGCTGTATGGGTTTAGGCACAGGGGTTTATTGAGCCCTAAGATCAAGAGGATCAGGAACGAGACGGCAGCCCCTCTAGAGTTTGTTGATCAGTTTGATATTCGGTGGCATCCAGTGCAAGGGGGCAGCGGATCACACAGCTAG
- the LOC103455377 gene encoding vesicle transport v-SNARE 13-like isoform X2 codes for MDLEARSLQPSVKAALLAKLRGYKADLNNLKSQLKRMASPVVNFAARDELLEPGSADSLTTSNDQRGRLLMTTDRLNQSTDRIKESRRAMLETEELGVSILQDLHQQRQSLLHAHNTLRGADESISKSKKVLTAMTRSMNRNKWIVGSIIGVFAVAILFILYLKITR; via the exons ATGGACCTTGAGGCAAGGAGTTTGCAGCCAAGTGTGAAGGCAGCTCTTCTTGCTAAGCTAAGAGGATACAAGGCTGATTTGAACAATTTGAAGAGCCAACTGAAGAGAATGGCATCACCTGTCGTGAATTTCGCAGCTCGGGATGAACTGTTGGAGCCCGGATCGGCAGATTCCTTGACG ACATCGAATGATCAACGAGGAAGATTGTTGATGACGACTGACAGGTTAAATCAGTCGACGGACAGAATCAAGGAGAGTAGAAGAGCAATGCTGGAAACCGAGGAGCTTGGGGTCTCAATCCTCCAAGATTTGCACCAACAACGCCAGTCACTTCTACATGCTCACAATACA CTCCGCGGGGCGGATGAAAGTATCAGCAAGAGCAAGAAGGTGCTGACCGCCATGACGAGGAGTATGAACAGGAACAAATGGATTGTCGGCTCCATCATCGGAGTTTTTGCCGTTGCAATCTTGTTTATCCTTTATCTTAAGATTACGCGCTAG
- the LOC103455376 gene encoding two-component response regulator-like APRR1, translating into MEPKELNLNRESEAGGGGGGGGGGVCGVGGGADGFIDRSRVRILLCDNNEYSSEEVFTLLVKCSYQVISVKSPRQVIDALNAEGPDIDLILAEVDLPMRKGMKMLKYITRDRELRRIPVIMMSAQDEVSTVVKCLKLGAADYLVKPLRTNELLNLWTHMWRRRRMLGLAEKNLINYVDLVISDPSGSNTNSTTLFSDDTDDKLGNPETGTSAPEEDKSTPVMELPVENISEFRPDVPGISDRQTGKFLSAPKKSELKIGVGKSSAFFTYVKSSKLKINPQVVAHIEDIATENLRIEEKHEECVHQVVDDPQVHGNGEAWESNSQGDDLPSSNSIPDSLSLERSSTPSGSMELQNQSSFEEDRSSLVPAHPRNEPQHDFSGLPAQAAYQYYMSGAVNQVMMSSSPEVYQKNLHDMQNHAMMPQYNHFPHCPPHLNGMASFPYYSVCSQPGQQMPNAQPWPSFGSSASTEVNLNKVDRREAALIKFRQKRKERCFDKKIRYVNRKKLAERRPRVRGQFVGKLNGVNVDLNGEPASVEDDEEEEDEKDDEELASRDSSPEDGAS; encoded by the exons ATGGAGCCGAAGGAGCTGAATTTGAACAGAGAGTCTGAAgctggcggcggcggcggcggcggcggcggcggcgttTGTGGCGTCGGTGGTGGTGCTGATGGGTTCATCGACAGGAGCAGGGTGAGGATTTTACTCTGCGATAACAACGAGTACAGTTCGGAAGAGGTTTTCACGCTTCTTGTGAAATGCTCTTACCAGG TTATTTCCGTGAAGTCTCCTCGACAAGTGATTGATGCATTGAATGCAGAGGGGCCTGATATTGATCTCATACTTGCCGAAGTTGACCTTCCAATGCGCAAAGGCATGAAAATGTTGAAGTACATCACACGGGATAGAGAGTTAAGGCGCATTCCTGTAATCA TGATGTCGGCACAAGATGAGGTCTCTACTGTTGTCAAGTGCTTGAAGCTTGGAGCAGCAGACTATCTTGTAAAGCCTTTACGCACAAATGAGCTTCTGAACTTGTGGACACACATGTGGAGAAGAAGGCGCATG CTTGGGCTAGCAGAGAAGAACCTTATAAATTATGTTGATCTGGTGATATCAGACCCTAGCGGATCTAATACGAACAGTACTACTTTATTCTCGGATGATACAGATGATAAATTGGGCAATCCTGAGACAGGAACCTCAGCTCCCGAGGAAGATAAG tctaCTCCTGTTATGGAGCTTCCAGTCGAGAATATATCAGAATTTCGGCCCGATGTTCCAGGAATAAGTGACCGGCAAACTG GAAAGTTTTTATCTGCCCCAAAGAAGAGCGAACTAAAGATTGGCGTTGGCAAGTCATCTGCCTTCTTTACGTATGTGAAATCAAGCAAACTAAAAATCAATCCTCAGGTGGTTGCACATATTGAAGACATTGCCACTGAAAATTTGAGGATAGAAGAGAAACATGAAGAATGTGTTCACCAAGTGGTTGATGATCCCCAAGTACATGGAAATGGAGAGGCGTGGGAAAGCAACTCACAGGGAGATGACTTGCCGAGCAGTAACAGTATCCCAGATTCTCTTTCTTTGGAGAGGTCTAGTACCCCGTCTGGATCAATGGAACTTCAAAATCAGAGCAGTTTTGAGGAAGACAGATCCTCTCTGGTGCCTGCACATCCAAGAAATGAACCTCAACATGATTTTTCTGGCCTACCTGCCCAAGCCGCCTATCAATATTATATGTCGGGAGCTGTCAATCAAGTTATGATGTCATCATCACCCGAAGTTTATCAAAAGAATCTGCATGACATGCAAAATCATGCTATGATGCCGCAATACAATCATTTTCCACACTGCCCTCCACACCTAAATGGGATGGCTTCGTTCCCCTATTATAGTGTATGCTCGCAACCTGGTCAACAAATGCCGAATGCTCAGCCATGGCCATCATTTGGAAGTTCAGCATCCACTGAAGTGAATCTAAATAAGGTTGACAGAAGGGAGGCAGCATTGATTAAATTTAGGCAAAAAAGAAAGGAGCGCTGTTTTGATAAAAAGATCAGGTATGTAAATAGAAAGAAACTTGCCGAAAGGAGACCTCGTGTGCGGGGACAATTTGTGGGGAAGTTAAATGGTGTAAATGTGGATCTTAACGGCGAGCCTGCTtctgttgaagatgatgaggaggaggaggatgaaaAGGATGACGAGGAGCTTGCATCAAGGGATTCCTCCCCGGAAGATGGTGCTTCTTGA
- the LOC103455377 gene encoding vesicle transport v-SNARE 13-like isoform X1, whose protein sequence is MSEVFEGYERQYCELSANLSSKCTAATAVDGGCEKKNQIIAEVKAGFEDADTLLRNMDLEARSLQPSVKAALLAKLRGYKADLNNLKSQLKRMASPVVNFAARDELLEPGSADSLTTSNDQRGRLLMTTDRLNQSTDRIKESRRAMLETEELGVSILQDLHQQRQSLLHAHNTLRGADESISKSKKVLTAMTRSMNRNKWIVGSIIGVFAVAILFILYLKITR, encoded by the exons ATGAGTGAGGTGTTTGAGGGGTACGAGCGCCAATACTGCGAGCTCTCAGCCAATCTCTCAAGCAAGTGCACGGCTGCCACCGCCGTGGATGGAGGATGTG AGAAAAAGAATCAGATAATTGCAGAGGTAAAAGCTGGATTTGAGGATGCAGATACTTTG CTTAGGAATATGGACCTTGAGGCAAGGAGTTTGCAGCCAAGTGTGAAGGCAGCTCTTCTTGCTAAGCTAAGAGGATACAAGGCTGATTTGAACAATTTGAAGAGCCAACTGAAGAGAATGGCATCACCTGTCGTGAATTTCGCAGCTCGGGATGAACTGTTGGAGCCCGGATCGGCAGATTCCTTGACG ACATCGAATGATCAACGAGGAAGATTGTTGATGACGACTGACAGGTTAAATCAGTCGACGGACAGAATCAAGGAGAGTAGAAGAGCAATGCTGGAAACCGAGGAGCTTGGGGTCTCAATCCTCCAAGATTTGCACCAACAACGCCAGTCACTTCTACATGCTCACAATACA CTCCGCGGGGCGGATGAAAGTATCAGCAAGAGCAAGAAGGTGCTGACCGCCATGACGAGGAGTATGAACAGGAACAAATGGATTGTCGGCTCCATCATCGGAGTTTTTGCCGTTGCAATCTTGTTTATCCTTTATCTTAAGATTACGCGCTAG
- the LOC103455380 gene encoding uncharacterized protein, with translation MAGEHFDSAGFEFKSIPETKHKEWSMVAIRDTPSPNTDCSVFPPINHENLHHPSQPDQKHPDTLSPPPSSPSLSSSSSSSLSSFSPSDSDESGPLSPLPSDTLVRKPGEFTTWVGIGFGLLRSKVSAMASSSGFDKVWSFASGAGMAAVVFVLWSLFLRARQRRYRNHLKSIRKEKDEKINKLLHQIAQMNEVLVARHKALASKLAN, from the exons ATGGCGGGCGAGCACTTCGATTCAGCGGGATTCGAATTCAAAAGCATCCCCGAAACCAAACACAAAGAATGGTCCATGGTCGCCATCAGGGACACTCCCTCACCCAATACTGACTGCTCCGTCTTCCCTCCAATCAATCACGAAAATCTTCACCATCCATCACAACCCGATCAAAAGCATCCGGACACGTTATCGCCACCGCCGTCGTCTCCGTCGCTGTCATCTTCTTCGTCGTCGTCGCTGTCGTCATTCTCACCGTCCGATTCCGATGAATCGGGCCCGCTTTCGCCGCTTCCGTCCGATACCCTGGTCCGAAAGCCTGGCGAATTCACCACCTGGGTAGGAATTGGCTTTGGGTTACTGCGTTCCAAGGTTTCTGCTATGGCTTCCTCATCTGGGTTCGATAAAGTTTGGAGTTTTGCCTCTGGCGCGGGAATGGCGGCTGTTGTGTTCGTGTTATGGTCCTTGTTCTTGCGGGCTCGGCAAAGGCGGTATCGGAATCATTTGAAATCGATCCGCAAAGAGAAAGACGAG AAAATCAATAAACTGCTGCACCAAATCGCGCAGATGAACGAAGTTCTGGTAGCTCGGCATAAAGCTCTCGCTTCCAAACTGGCTAATTGA